Proteins found in one Planococcus citri chromosome 2, ihPlaCitr1.1, whole genome shotgun sequence genomic segment:
- the LOC135833929 gene encoding aminopeptidase N-like, which translates to MTHIPEVLEVMEGGDNSTSKKTERVLRVPYILVIFVSIVFLLSLLVSTFLFYKYMSCCEENSASVSEYDGDFRALQDFHTAKSTRNVRLPRAVVPDSYRLKIIPFIWEGNFTFNGEVSIVVNITESTKNITLHSLNLNISQAQIFKLPKPIPNEPFGREEEVEIYGTSEDKERQFFILHFDHYLEKDSQYRVFIRYDGIINDNLQGFYRSSYKMGSQTRWIAVTQFQATDARQAFPCFDEPAYKAKFTLSIARLSNMTTLSNMRVSEFARKMIGLPPDYVVDIYEESVPMSTYLVAFAVVDFYQLSETKFHVWARQEAIDQARYALTVGSKVLTFYEDYFDIKFPLPKMDMIALPDFNSGAMENWGLITFRETTMLYKEGVSTRFNKEDVATVVAHELAHQWFGNLVTPDWWSDLWLNEGFATYMEYIGTDNVEPTWKILDQFVVEELQSVLNLDALVSSHPISVQVSDPDEINEIFDGISYSKGASIIRMMDHFLTNKVFKQGLSNYLTKKAYHSATQDDLWDALTEEAHRVGVLENNVSVKQIMDTWTLQIGFPVITITRNYHNNTITVTQSRFFMNSNNSSEEDHSLWWVPLTYTSSKNVDFSRTKPSYWLQAEPQIFIDDVIVSPNDWLIFNVKQTGYYRVNYDDRNWELLVKTLNDPDKFGVIDPVNRAQIINDALKLAHSGILKYSTALDITLYLQYELEYVPWMAAFGAFEYLNEMLRRTGSYDKFKDYLLFISSKLYENTGFFEKSSDDQLLIYKRVEVVNYACKLGYEDCIRNAVNQFQSWKFTPSPDNNNPISPNLKGTVYCTAIRVGGEKEWDFAWQRYLKSNVGSEKDILLGALGCSRETWILSRYLDWALNETSGIKKQDVVRVFSSVANNVIGQPLAWAMLRDHWDRVVKHLGSSLFGLSSIVKSVLASVNTEHEIREIADFFKRHKNETGAASRAFIQAIEKARSNEAWMSKNYDLIVSWLSKHGRSNLV; encoded by the exons ATGACTCACATACCGGAAGTGCTGGAGGTAATGGAGGGCGGCGACAATTCTACGTCCAAGAAGACCGAACGGGTTCTTCGAGTGCCGTATATTCTGGTCATCTTCGTCAGCATTGTGTTCTTACTTTCACTTTTAGTTTCAACCTTTCTGTTCTACAAGTATATGTCATGCTGCGAGGAAAATTCGGCCAGCGTTTCCGAGTACGATGGAGATTTCCGAGCTTTACAAGATTTCCATACAGCCAAGTCGACCAGAAACGTAAGACTACCCAGAGCCGTCGTACCGGATTCGTATCGTCTCAAAATTATACCGTTCATTTGGGAAG GTAATTTCACGTTTAACGGCGAAGTATCAATTGTGGTGAACATAACCGAAAGCACGAAGAATATCACTCTGCATTCGCTCAACTTGAACATTTCGCAAGCTCAAATCTTCAAGTTACCAAAACCAATACCGAACGAACCTTTTGGAAGAGAAGAAGAGGTGGAAATATACGGTACATCTGAAGACAAAGAACGTCAGTTCTTCATCTTGCATTTCGATCATTATTTGGAAAAGGACTCTCAGTACAGAGTGTTCATTCGATACGATGGTATCATTAATGATAACCTGCAAGGATTTTACCGAAGTTCCTACAAAATGGGAAGTCAGACGAG GTGGATAGCGGTAACTCAATTCCAAGCCACTGATGCCAGACAAGCATTCCCATGTTTCGACGAGCCAGCATACAAAGCCAAATTCACGCTGAGTATCGCAAGATTATCGAATATGACAACTTTATCGAACATGAGAGTTTCCGAATTCgctagaaaaat GATCGGATTACCGCCGGATTATGTGGTGGATATTTACGAAGAATCCGTACCAATGTCTACGTATTTAGTGGCCTTTGCCGTTGTGGACTTTTACCAACTGTCGGAGACCAAATTCCACGTATGGGCTCGTCAAGAAGCGATTGATCAAGCTCGTTACGCTTTAACCGTTGGATCGAAAGTTTTAACATTTTACGAGGATTATTTTGATATTAAATTTCCACTGCCTAAAATGGACATGATAGCGTTGCCCGATTTCAATTCGGGAGCTATGGAGAATTGGGGATTAATTACTTtcag AGAGACGACAATGTTGTATAAGGAAGGCGTCTCGACCAGATTTAATAAAGAAGACGTGGCCACGGTTGTAGCCCATGAGTTGGCTCACCAATGGTTTGGAAATCTAGTCACTCCAGATTGGTGGTCGGATTTATGGTTAAACGAAGGATTTGCCACTTACATGGAGTACATCGGAACTGATAAT GTAGAAcctacttggaaaattttagacCAATTTGTGGTCGAAGAATTACAGAGCGTTCTAAATTTAGATGCACTAGTTTCTTCGCATCCTATATCGGTGCAGGTATCAGATCCGGatgaaataaacgaaattttcGATGGAATTTCTTACAGCAAAG GTGCATCGATAATTCGAATGATGGATCATTTCCTTACAAATAAAGTATTCAAACAAGGACTGAGCAATTATCTGACCAAAAA AGCTTACCATTCGGCTACACAAGACGATCTGTGGGATGCCTTAACCGAGGAAGCGCACAGAGTAGGCGTTTTAGAAAATAACGTTTCGGTTAAACAAATAATGGATACGTGGACTTTACAAATAGGATTTCCTGTAATAACCATTACGAGAAATTATCACAATAATACGATCACAGTGACGCAG AGTAGATTCTTTATGAATTCGAATAACAGTTCTGAAGAGGACCACAGTCTATGGTGGGTACCTCTGACGTACACGAGTAGCAAAAACGTGGATTTCAGTCGCACCAAACCGTCTTATTGGTTGCAAGCTGAGCCGCAGATTTTCATCGATGATGTGATTGTTTCTCCCAACGATTGGTTGATATTTAACGTTAAACAGACCG gaTATTACAGAGTGAATTATGATGACCGAAACTGGGAACTGCTAGTCAAAACTTTAAACGATCCTGATAAGTTCGgcgttatag aTCCGGTCAACAGAGCTCAGATAATCAACGATGCGCTAAAACTAGCTCACTCAGGCATACTGAAGTATTCCACCGCTCTGGATATTACACTGTATTTACAATACGAATTGGAGTACGTTCCTTGGATGGCTGCCTTCGGTGCATTTGAATATTTGAACGAAATGTTGAGACGAACTGGCTCTTACGATAAATTCAAG GATTACCTGCTGTTCATCTCATCAAAACTGTACGAAAATAcaggatttttcgaaaaatcatccGACGATCAGTTATTAATTTACAAACGAGTCGAAGTAGTAAATTACGCCTGTAAATTAGGTTACGAAGACTGTATTAGAAATGCGGTTAACCAATTCCAAAGCTGGAAGTTCACCCCATCGCCGGATAATAACAATCC aATATCTCCAAATTTGAAAGGAACTGTTTATTGTACGGCAATCAGAGTCGGTGGCGAGAAAGAATGGGATTTCGCTTGGCAAAGGTATCTGAAATCGAATGTTGGTTCTGAGAAAGATATATTATTAGGAGCACTGGGATGTTCGAGAGAAACGTGGATATTATCGAG GTATTTGGATTGGGCTTTAAACGAAACTTCGGGTATCAAGAAGCAAGATGTCGTCCGAGTATTCTCTTCAGTTGCCAATAATGTGATTGGTCAGCCATTAGCATGGGCCATGTTGAGAGATCATTGGGATAGAGTTGTTAAACA